The Candidatus Hinthialibacter antarcticus genome window below encodes:
- a CDS encoding type II toxin-antitoxin system RelE/ParE family toxin, translating to MSIEPIVEGKISFFVYVNSKTSRCQITKFVDSLEQDQQIKFSKRIQRWAAKGIPNNDEQFKHEQGKIFAYKQGQVRIYGFYKCKTEFVFTNGCLKKTDKADPNELSRAEECRLQWEKENEQ from the coding sequence ATGAGTATAGAGCCGATAGTAGAAGGTAAGATATCTTTCTTCGTCTATGTGAACAGCAAGACAAGTAGGTGCCAAATAACTAAGTTTGTTGATTCGTTAGAGCAGGATCAACAAATTAAGTTCAGTAAGCGGATACAGCGCTGGGCTGCCAAGGGAATACCGAATAATGATGAACAATTTAAGCATGAACAAGGAAAAATCTTCGCTTACAAACAAGGCCAAGTCCGAATCTACGGTTTTTATAAGTGCAAAACAGAATTTGTATTCACGAATGGCTGCTTAAAGAAAACAGATAAAGCGGATCCGAATGAGCTGTCCCGCGCCGAAGAATGCAGACTGCAATGGGAGAAAGAAAATGAACAATAA
- a CDS encoding alpha/beta fold hydrolase, which produces MIELKMKKYIFGICFGLAFLFHIAHAQEPSAGRQAFVDSPGYFNYLIWLPPNYNPDVDMIWPLMIYLHGGEGLDSDMGATLNENIPGLLQLPAVVDAQYPSLNEFIIVTPLRTDPLWRSTKLDELLVEIRQHYPIDLTRIYLTGFSMGGFGSWAMASAYPQRFAAIAPQAANGNLELAYQERELIFQIIFGPEGAKRGFDFRDAHPEETFVGDAVALAQTPVWAFVADRDPLIPLELVQDFVADIQAAGGDTRLTVINGLLHDVGPFAYNEELFQWMLSHQRAPASSATDWMMYQ; this is translated from the coding sequence ATGATTGAATTGAAAATGAAAAAATATATCTTCGGTATTTGTTTTGGTCTGGCGTTTTTATTTCACATCGCACATGCGCAGGAACCGTCTGCCGGGCGGCAGGCGTTCGTTGATTCGCCGGGCTATTTCAATTACCTGATCTGGCTGCCGCCGAATTATAATCCTGACGTCGATATGATCTGGCCGCTGATGATTTACCTGCACGGCGGCGAAGGGCTGGATAGCGACATGGGGGCAACGCTGAACGAAAACATTCCCGGCTTATTGCAATTGCCCGCCGTTGTCGATGCGCAATATCCGAGTTTGAACGAGTTCATCATCGTCACGCCATTGCGAACTGACCCGCTGTGGCGCTCCACCAAACTGGATGAGCTGTTAGTCGAAATTCGTCAGCACTATCCAATTGACCTGACGCGGATTTACCTGACGGGGTTCAGCATGGGCGGCTTTGGTTCGTGGGCGATGGCGTCGGCCTATCCACAGCGCTTCGCCGCGATTGCGCCGCAAGCGGCCAACGGCAACCTCGAACTCGCCTATCAGGAACGCGAGTTGATCTTTCAAATTATCTTCGGGCCGGAAGGCGCAAAACGAGGCTTCGATTTTCGCGATGCGCATCCTGAAGAGACCTTCGTCGGCGATGCGGTCGCGCTTGCTCAAACGCCCGTTTGGGCTTTCGTCGCCGACCGCGACCCGTTGATTCCACTCGAACTGGTGCAGGACTTCGTCGCTGATATCCAGGCAGCGGGCGGCGATACGCGCCTGACCGTCATCAACGGGCTGCTGCACGACGTCGGGCCGTTCGCCTACAACGAAGAACTCTTTCAGTGGATGCTCTCACACCAACGCGCACCCGCTTCATCGGCTACGGATTGGATGATGTATCAGTAG
- the aroC gene encoding chorismate synthase translates to MGDIFGHVFRISTWGESHGGAVGVVVDGCPPQVPVEIKTIQRELDRRKPGQSLIVSQRREGDEVEILSGVFEGQTLGTPISMMVRNKDHRSKDYNEMTAAYRPSHADYTYDAKYGFRDHRGGGRTSARETIGRVAAGAIAKTILKTRCGVEVIAYVKQIHKLVAEVDPNKVRMKDIEANDVRCPDPVLAEKMYQYVDKMRREGDSVGGIIECVVRNVPVGLGDPVFDRLEADLAKAMMSLPATKGFEIGSGFSSIEMKGSEHNDEFYVSRGKVRTRTNRSGGVQGGISNGENIVFRVAFKPTATILQPQKTITSDKKKTVLKPRGRHDPCVLPRAVPIVEAMAALVLTDHYLLQRMNEAE, encoded by the coding sequence ATGGGCGATATTTTTGGACATGTTTTTCGCATCTCAACCTGGGGCGAGTCGCACGGCGGCGCGGTCGGCGTGGTGGTGGACGGTTGTCCGCCGCAGGTCCCGGTTGAAATTAAAACCATTCAACGCGAACTCGACCGCCGCAAACCCGGCCAGAGCCTGATTGTCAGCCAGCGCCGCGAAGGCGATGAGGTCGAAATTCTTTCCGGCGTGTTTGAAGGCCAGACGCTGGGTACGCCCATTTCGATGATGGTGCGCAACAAAGACCACCGCTCGAAAGACTACAACGAAATGACGGCGGCCTACCGCCCTTCACACGCCGACTATACCTACGACGCCAAGTACGGCTTTCGCGACCATCGCGGCGGCGGACGCACCAGCGCGCGCGAAACCATCGGACGGGTGGCGGCGGGCGCGATCGCCAAGACCATTTTAAAAACGCGCTGCGGCGTCGAGGTGATCGCTTACGTCAAGCAGATTCACAAACTCGTCGCCGAAGTAGACCCCAACAAAGTGCGCATGAAAGATATAGAAGCAAACGACGTACGATGCCCCGACCCCGTGCTTGCGGAAAAAATGTACCAGTATGTGGACAAAATGCGGCGCGAAGGCGATTCGGTGGGGGGGATCATCGAATGCGTGGTGCGCAATGTCCCGGTTGGATTGGGCGACCCGGTGTTCGACCGCCTCGAAGCTGATCTGGCGAAAGCGATGATGTCGCTGCCCGCGACCAAAGGGTTCGAAATCGGTTCGGGGTTTTCATCCATTGAGATGAAAGGCTCGGAGCACAACGACGAGTTTTATGTCTCACGCGGCAAGGTGCGCACCCGCACCAACCGTTCCGGCGGCGTACAGGGCGGCATCAGCAACGGCGAGAACATTGTGTTTCGTGTGGCCTTCAAACCGACCGCCACCATCTTGCAGCCGCAAAAAACTATCACATCCGATAAGAAGAAAACTGTGCTCAAACCGCGCGGGCGCCATGACCCCTGCGTGTTGCCGCGCGCGGTGCCGATTGTCGAAGCCATGGCGGCGCTGGTGTTGACCGACCATTACCTCTTGCAGCGGATGAATGAAGCAGAATAA
- a CDS encoding GNAT family N-acetyltransferase — protein MITFDLPTMFPPGTMISLLQSSYLELPATTEETAYHHAQWRRTERLALEDPDVAACVFITCLDGQPIGFGSFDPRGKIGAVGQNVIHPDHRGGGYGREQLREILKRLRERGCTFARVKTGEHAFFAPAQAMYLSCGFKERRRYWREEIDSFRMVEFVVDLEAAL, from the coding sequence ATGATTACTTTTGATTTACCCACTATGTTTCCGCCGGGGACAATGATTTCGTTGCTGCAATCGAGTTATCTGGAACTGCCCGCGACGACCGAAGAGACGGCCTATCATCACGCGCAATGGCGGCGGACGGAGCGGCTCGCGCTTGAAGACCCCGACGTTGCGGCGTGCGTGTTCATCACCTGTCTGGACGGGCAGCCGATTGGCTTTGGTTCGTTTGATCCGCGAGGAAAAATCGGAGCCGTGGGGCAGAACGTGATTCACCCTGACCATCGCGGCGGGGGCTACGGGCGCGAGCAACTGCGCGAGATTCTGAAACGCTTGCGAGAACGCGGCTGCACGTTCGCCCGCGTCAAAACCGGAGAACACGCATTCTTCGCGCCTGCGCAGGCGATGTATCTATCCTGTGGATTTAAAGAACGCCGCCGCTATTGGCGCGAGGAAATCGACTCGTTCCGCATGGTGGAGTTTGTGGTTGATCTCGAAGCAGCGCTCTAA
- a CDS encoding SDR family oxidoreductase, giving the protein MDKCFEGEWALILGSSSGMGLASAKALASHGMNILGVHFDRRSAMKKIEEEIAWMKDQGVEVEFFNQNAADEEKRRATVDAIKERTGGKRLRTLLHSLAFGTLKRFINESEDGELTQKQMEMTLDVMANSLVYWVQDLRRAGLIASGSRIFGLTSAGSHTAWPNYGAVSAAKAALESHIRQITFEGAKDGVSANAIQAGVVVTPALEKIPGHEKLISEALARNPSGRMTTVEDVSKVVCLLSRPEADWIRGSVVFCDGGEDIVG; this is encoded by the coding sequence TTGGACAAATGTTTTGAAGGCGAATGGGCTTTAATTCTCGGGTCATCCAGCGGCATGGGGTTGGCGTCCGCCAAAGCCCTGGCGTCTCATGGAATGAACATACTCGGCGTTCACTTCGACCGTCGTTCTGCAATGAAAAAAATCGAAGAAGAAATTGCCTGGATGAAAGACCAGGGCGTTGAGGTGGAGTTTTTCAACCAAAACGCCGCCGACGAAGAAAAACGCCGCGCCACTGTTGATGCGATCAAAGAACGCACCGGCGGCAAACGGTTGCGTACGCTATTACATAGCCTCGCGTTTGGAACCCTCAAGCGATTTATCAACGAGAGCGAAGACGGCGAGTTGACCCAAAAACAAATGGAGATGACCCTCGACGTGATGGCCAATAGCCTGGTCTATTGGGTGCAAGACCTGCGCCGCGCCGGGCTGATCGCCTCCGGCTCGCGTATCTTTGGCCTGACCAGCGCGGGCAGCCACACCGCATGGCCCAACTATGGCGCCGTATCCGCCGCCAAGGCCGCGCTCGAGTCGCACATTCGTCAGATCACTTTCGAAGGCGCCAAAGACGGCGTCAGCGCCAACGCCATCCAGGCGGGCGTCGTGGTGACCCCCGCGTTAGAAAAAATCCCCGGGCATGAGAAACTGATTTCTGAGGCCTTGGCGCGTAACCCATCAGGCCGCATGACCACAGTAGAAGACGTGTCGAAAGTGGTGTGCCTGCTGTCGCGTCCTGAAGCGGATTGGATTCGCGGCAGCGTGGTCTTCTGCGACGGCGGCGAAGACATCGTCGGCTAG
- a CDS encoding helix-turn-helix transcriptional regulator — MNNKDQSFKDWFQNLEDEFKDDPRYALEDVLLDFSEMICKAMEEQRISKSELAKKMGKQPSWLSRILGAEHNLTFLTAVEIAMALDMNLKVSWKPTKQAASKSSSKNGKQNRVIQNVA, encoded by the coding sequence ATGAACAATAAAGATCAATCGTTCAAAGATTGGTTTCAAAATCTTGAAGATGAGTTTAAAGACGATCCCCGCTATGCGCTTGAGGACGTCCTTCTCGATTTTTCTGAAATGATTTGCAAAGCAATGGAAGAACAAAGAATCAGCAAAAGTGAACTCGCCAAGAAAATGGGCAAGCAGCCGTCTTGGCTTTCCCGTATTTTGGGCGCAGAACATAACCTGACGTTTCTGACCGCCGTTGAAATTGCAATGGCGTTAGATATGAATTTAAAAGTAAGTTGGAAACCGACAAAGCAAGCAGCAAGTAAATCTTCATCGAAAAACGGTAAGCAGAATCGCGTTATTCAAAACGTAGCGTGA
- a CDS encoding Rne/Rng family ribonuclease → MKTTTKKTTRSKTTPDSQSRNQNADSAELSASAGSDETQKKRPTRRGRRGGVGRKRPASKTAAAEQTTAAESAAPSEPTVEAPTMTDETSTEKKRPSRRGRRGGVGRKRPASKTAAAEQTTATESAAPSEPTVEAPATTDENSAEKKRPSRRGRRGGVGRKRPASKTAAAEQTDVAESAAPSEPTVEAPATTDEATTEKKRPSRRGRRGGVGRKRPASKAAAAEQTDVAESAAPSEPTVEAPATTDEAPTETKRPASRRRSSSKRTSNARPQAAAASKTPSAEPAKTTVQDRTKTSRPRSATKRAPASKKPVCRMIFAEESSYSIAVITEDGNVTDFWVEEEHRVDRGSAGSIYCGVVSKVIPALQAAFVDIGLDKEGFLSFQEMGPEVYRQRKSSGSKKRIDKIEDALRPGDKVLVQMAKEAIGDKGPALTSKISMPGRFLIYMPYTQVVRMSRQLNDKERKALYELAEQEIGTDGGLIFRTASAGNSAREIRQDLQYLTRSWKEIQSEFESGSKPKCLHRELHLFERVLRDHFSTAVDEVVLYHPRLKYRITQSMKLVSPRRDADDFIRFFDDPTQSIWKAYNLTKDIDHLFSNIVYLDCGGYIIIEEMETLTAIDVNSGKNVSGKDLEAMISTTNQEAAVEVARQMRLRQLGGIIIVDFIDMRLKRNQDRVFKTIERELAKDRTPTDLQQFTDLGLVQITRQRSGRSLTKRLTYTCAHCKGSGRLPLLALTK, encoded by the coding sequence ATGAAAACCACAACAAAAAAAACCACCCGAAGTAAAACAACCCCCGACAGTCAATCCCGTAACCAAAACGCAGACAGCGCCGAGTTAAGTGCGTCCGCAGGCAGCGACGAGACGCAAAAAAAGCGTCCAACCCGTCGTGGACGGCGCGGCGGCGTCGGACGAAAGCGTCCTGCTAGCAAGACCGCAGCGGCTGAGCAAACAACTGCTGCAGAGAGCGCTGCGCCAAGCGAACCGACCGTTGAGGCTCCGACAATGACCGACGAAACCTCCACTGAGAAAAAACGTCCCTCGCGGCGGGGTCGACGCGGCGGCGTCGGACGAAAGCGTCCCGCAAGCAAGACCGCAGCGGCTGAGCAAACAACTGCGACCGAGAGCGCAGCGCCAAGCGAACCGACCGTTGAGGCTCCGGCAACAACAGACGAAAATTCCGCTGAGAAAAAACGTCCCTCGCGGCGGGGTCGGCGCGGCGGCGTTGGACGAAAGCGTCCTGCAAGCAAAACCGCAGCGGCTGAGCAAACCGATGTAGCCGAAAGCGCAGCGCCAAGCGAACCGACCGTTGAGGCTCCAGCAACAACCGACGAAGCGACCACAGAGAAAAAACGTCCCTCGCGTCGGGGTCGACGCGGCGGCGTTGGACGTAAGCGTCCTGCAAGCAAGGCCGCAGCGGCTGAACAAACCGATGTAGCCGAAAGCGCAGCGCCAAGCGAACCGACCGTTGAGGCTCCAGCAACAACCGACGAAGCGCCCACAGAAACGAAGCGCCCGGCCTCCAGGCGTAGAAGTTCATCAAAACGCACGAGTAATGCGCGGCCTCAAGCGGCTGCCGCTTCGAAAACACCCAGCGCTGAACCAGCAAAAACTACCGTCCAAGATCGAACCAAGACGTCGCGGCCCCGCAGCGCGACCAAACGGGCGCCTGCGTCTAAAAAGCCAGTATGCCGCATGATCTTTGCGGAAGAATCTTCGTACAGCATCGCCGTCATTACCGAAGACGGGAATGTAACCGACTTTTGGGTCGAAGAAGAACACCGCGTTGACCGCGGCTCAGCAGGCAGCATCTATTGCGGGGTGGTATCGAAAGTGATTCCCGCGCTACAGGCGGCGTTTGTTGATATCGGTCTCGATAAAGAAGGCTTTCTTAGTTTTCAAGAGATGGGCCCGGAGGTCTATCGGCAGCGCAAGAGCAGCGGCAGCAAGAAGCGCATCGACAAAATCGAAGACGCGCTGCGCCCCGGCGATAAAGTGTTGGTGCAAATGGCCAAAGAAGCCATCGGCGACAAAGGCCCGGCGTTGACCTCGAAAATTTCCATGCCAGGCCGCTTCTTGATCTACATGCCCTACACCCAAGTGGTACGCATGTCGCGCCAGTTAAACGATAAAGAACGCAAGGCGCTCTACGAACTGGCCGAGCAAGAAATCGGGACCGACGGCGGGCTGATTTTCCGCACCGCGTCCGCGGGAAACAGCGCCCGCGAAATTCGCCAGGACCTGCAATATCTCACCCGCAGTTGGAAAGAAATACAGAGCGAGTTTGAATCCGGCTCGAAACCCAAGTGCCTTCACCGCGAGCTGCATCTGTTCGAGCGAGTGCTGCGCGATCACTTCTCTACTGCAGTTGATGAAGTGGTGCTGTATCATCCACGTTTAAAATACCGCATCACTCAATCAATGAAACTGGTCTCGCCGCGACGCGACGCTGACGATTTCATCCGCTTTTTTGACGACCCGACCCAGTCGATCTGGAAGGCGTACAACCTCACCAAAGACATCGACCATTTATTCAGCAATATCGTTTATCTGGATTGCGGCGGCTACATCATTATCGAAGAAATGGAAACGCTCACCGCCATCGACGTAAACTCCGGCAAAAACGTCAGCGGCAAAGACCTCGAAGCAATGATCTCGACGACCAATCAGGAAGCGGCGGTTGAAGTGGCGCGTCAGATGCGGCTGCGCCAGTTGGGCGGCATCATCATTGTGGACTTCATCGACATGCGGCTCAAACGAAACCAAGACCGCGTATTTAAAACCATCGAACGCGAGCTCGCCAAAGACCGCACCCCGACCGATTTGCAGCAGTTTACCGATCTGGGCTTGGTGCAGATCACGCGCCAGCGTTCGGGCCGCAGCCTGACCAAACGATTGACCTACACCTGTGCGCATTGCAAAGGTTCAGGGCGCTTGCCGCTGCTCGCGCTAACGAAATAA
- the dnaJ gene encoding molecular chaperone DnaJ, which produces MADKRDYYDILGVSREASAEEVKKSYRKTALKYHPDRNPGDAAAEDKFKEATEAYEVLSDTQKRQRYDQYGHAGVGGAAGGFHDSAAYHDFQDIFGGFGDIFEEIFGGSRGGRGGRSRSRMRRGDDLRYDMEITLVEAFGGVEKQIEVPRQDACDTCTGSGCAKGYQPETCPQCQGTGQINITQGFFSISRTCNRCNGNGRIITKPCVQCHGSGRVLKHNHVRIKIPPGSMTGLKLKVSGEGEAGFNGGPSGDLYIVLRVAAHPLFKRENDDLICEVPISITQAALGTELKVPTLSGNINLKVPAGTQTGKIFRVAGKGMPSVRGYGNGDLLVRVVVETPTKLSAKQKELLAEFAKISGEETNPQSNGFFERVKQAFGG; this is translated from the coding sequence ATGGCGGACAAACGAGATTATTACGATATTTTAGGCGTCTCCCGCGAAGCCTCAGCGGAAGAGGTCAAAAAATCTTATCGCAAGACAGCGCTCAAATATCACCCCGACCGCAACCCCGGCGATGCGGCGGCGGAAGATAAATTTAAAGAAGCGACCGAAGCTTATGAAGTATTAAGCGACACTCAAAAACGCCAACGATACGACCAATATGGTCATGCGGGCGTCGGCGGCGCAGCAGGCGGCTTTCATGATTCCGCCGCCTATCATGATTTTCAGGATATTTTTGGCGGTTTCGGCGATATTTTTGAAGAAATTTTCGGCGGCAGCCGAGGCGGACGCGGCGGGCGTTCACGCTCTCGCATGAGACGCGGCGATGACCTGCGCTACGACATGGAAATTACCCTGGTCGAAGCGTTCGGCGGCGTTGAAAAGCAGATCGAAGTCCCGCGCCAGGACGCCTGCGACACATGCACCGGCTCGGGCTGCGCCAAGGGCTACCAGCCCGAAACCTGCCCGCAATGCCAGGGGACGGGGCAGATCAACATCACCCAAGGGTTCTTCAGCATCTCCCGCACCTGTAACCGCTGTAATGGCAACGGACGCATTATCACCAAACCCTGCGTTCAATGCCACGGCTCGGGGCGCGTACTCAAACACAATCATGTCCGCATCAAAATCCCACCGGGATCAATGACCGGGCTGAAACTGAAGGTTTCCGGCGAAGGCGAAGCCGGGTTTAATGGCGGGCCGTCGGGCGATTTATACATCGTCTTACGCGTAGCGGCGCATCCGTTGTTCAAGCGTGAAAACGACGATTTGATCTGCGAAGTGCCGATCTCAATCACTCAAGCGGCGCTGGGCACGGAACTCAAAGTGCCTACCCTGAGCGGCAATATCAATCTCAAAGTGCCGGCGGGAACCCAGACAGGCAAAATCTTTCGCGTTGCGGGCAAGGGAATGCCCAGCGTGCGCGGCTATGGAAACGGCGACTTGCTGGTGCGGGTGGTGGTTGAAACTCCAACCAAACTCAGCGCGAAACAAAAAGAACTTTTAGCCGAATTCGCCAAAATCAGCGGTGAGGAAACCAATCCGCAATCAAACGGATTTTTTGAACGCGTGAAACAAGCGTTCGGCGGTTGA
- the aspS gene encoding aspartate--tRNA ligase, with product MKRTDYCGDLRDKHIGETVTLCGWVWHWRDHGGVIFIDVRDRTGHAQLVFDPQENAELHKQSNDLRSEFCIQITGVVRHRPEGTVNPKLPTGMVEVVVTELLVYSEAETPPFPIDDHVDVGEDVRLKYRYLDMRRPSLRDTLMFRSRAYQVVRNYFFDTGFVEVETPILSKSTPEGARDFLVPSRVSPGEFFALPQSPQIYKQLCMVGGLDRYFQIVKCFRDEDQRRDRQPEFTQIDVEMAFIDPEDIYALMEGLMAKLWKELMGVELTLPFPRMDYWEAMERFGCDRPDVRFGMELRNVGDIGSESDFKVFRQIVENGGKISGICVKGGASFSRKEIEDLTKEAGVYGAKGLAWMKHGEAGLESNIVKFFNEGLQAKLIERLESEPGDILLFVADEPEVVYAALAHLRLHIAGLKQLFDPNEDNFLWVVDFPLYNKDDNGNPTPSHHPFTHPHPDDMDLFGKEPFKIRSLAYDLILNGIELGGGSIRIHRRDIQYKMFTELGIDEEMAQEKFGFLLDAFRYGAPPHGGIAFGFDRMMMLMRRLDNIREVMAFPKNQRAQAVMEDAPSAVDADQLRELGLKLKG from the coding sequence ATGAAACGAACGGATTATTGCGGCGACTTGCGGGACAAACATATTGGCGAAACGGTGACCCTGTGCGGTTGGGTCTGGCACTGGCGCGACCACGGCGGCGTCATCTTTATTGACGTACGCGACCGCACCGGACATGCGCAACTGGTGTTTGATCCACAAGAAAACGCGGAACTGCACAAGCAATCCAACGACTTGCGCAGCGAGTTCTGCATTCAAATTACGGGCGTGGTGCGGCATCGCCCGGAGGGCACGGTCAACCCCAAACTGCCGACTGGCATGGTCGAAGTCGTCGTGACCGAACTGCTGGTTTACAGCGAAGCCGAGACCCCGCCGTTCCCGATTGATGACCATGTGGACGTCGGCGAGGACGTGCGCCTCAAATATCGCTACCTCGATATGCGCCGCCCCAGCCTGCGCGATACGTTGATGTTCCGCAGCCGCGCCTACCAGGTGGTGCGCAACTATTTCTTCGATACGGGCTTCGTCGAAGTCGAAACGCCTATCCTCAGCAAATCGACGCCGGAAGGCGCCCGCGACTTTCTGGTACCGAGCCGCGTCTCGCCCGGCGAGTTTTTCGCGCTGCCCCAGTCGCCCCAGATTTACAAACAGCTGTGCATGGTGGGCGGCCTCGACCGCTATTTCCAGATCGTGAAGTGCTTCCGCGATGAAGATCAACGCCGCGACCGCCAGCCCGAATTCACCCAGATCGACGTCGAGATGGCGTTTATTGACCCCGAAGACATCTACGCCCTCATGGAAGGCTTGATGGCCAAACTGTGGAAGGAACTGATGGGCGTCGAATTAACGCTGCCGTTCCCCCGCATGGATTATTGGGAAGCGATGGAGCGTTTTGGTTGCGACCGCCCCGACGTGCGCTTCGGTATGGAACTGCGCAACGTGGGCGACATTGGTTCCGAAAGCGATTTCAAAGTATTCCGCCAGATTGTAGAAAACGGCGGCAAGATTTCTGGTATCTGCGTCAAAGGCGGCGCTTCGTTCAGCCGCAAAGAAATCGAAGACCTGACCAAAGAGGCGGGCGTCTATGGCGCCAAGGGTCTCGCCTGGATGAAGCACGGCGAAGCGGGCCTTGAATCGAACATCGTCAAATTCTTCAACGAAGGTTTGCAGGCCAAATTGATCGAGCGGTTGGAGTCGGAACCGGGCGACATTCTGCTGTTCGTCGCCGATGAGCCAGAAGTGGTCTACGCTGCGCTGGCGCACCTGCGGCTGCACATCGCCGGGCTGAAGCAACTATTTGATCCGAACGAAGACAACTTCCTGTGGGTGGTTGATTTCCCTCTGTATAACAAAGACGACAACGGCAACCCCACGCCGTCGCACCATCCGTTCACGCATCCGCACCCCGACGACATGGACCTGTTCGGCAAGGAGCCGTTCAAGATTCGCTCGCTGGCCTACGACTTGATATTGAACGGCATCGAACTGGGCGGCGGCAGCATTCGTATTCATCGCCGCGACATCCAATACAAGATGTTCACTGAACTGGGCATTGACGAAGAGATGGCGCAGGAGAAGTTTGGATTTCTCTTGGACGCCTTTCGTTACGGCGCGCCGCCTCACGGCGGCATCGCGTTTGGCTTTGATCGCATGATGATGTTGATGCGCCGCTTGGATAACATTCGCGAGGTGATGGCGTTCCCCAAAAACCAACGCGCACAAGCCGTGATGGAAGACGCGCCCTCCGCCGTTGACGCCGACCAATTGAGAGAATTAGGGCTGAAGTTGAAGGGGTAA